From one Lycium barbarum isolate Lr01 chromosome 6, ASM1917538v2, whole genome shotgun sequence genomic stretch:
- the LOC132599001 gene encoding cyclase-like protein 2 isoform X2 encodes MKIPTFLLLITLSQLILNPILSFANSAYPSPYGIETTTSYESTDSDNLIPVRREVYGNGRIFDITHRMTPDMPSWGLEDGLGQFLWLPNSMKNGSLANNSEMKLPTHTGTHIDAPGHVYDHYFDAGFDVDTLDLEVLNGPALLVDVPRDKNLTADVMQSLHIPKGVKRVLFRTLNTDRRLMWKKAFDTSYVGFMKDGAQWLVDNTDIKLVGIDYLSVAAFDDLLPSHHVFLKSREIILVEGLKLDDIEAGIYTVHCLPLRLLGAEGSPIRCILIK; translated from the exons ATGAAGATCCCTACTTTTCTTCTACTAATCACTCTTTCACAATTAATCCTAAATCCAATCCTTTCATTCGCTAATTCCGCTTATCCCTCACCTTACGGTATCGAAACGACCACCTCGTATGAATCTACAGATTCCGACAACCTAATTCCTGTCCGTCGTGAAGTTTATGGTAACGGTCGGATTTTCGACATTACTCATCGAATGACACCTGATATGCCTTCATGGGGTTTAGAAGATGGGCTTGGCCAATTCTTGTGGTTGCCTAATAGTATGAAAAATGGGTCACTTGCTAATAACTCTGAGATGAAACTACCCACACACACTGGTACTCATATTGATGCTCCTGGTCATGTTTATGATCATTATTTTGATGCTGGATTTGATGTGGACACTCTTGACCTCGAAGTTCTTAATG GTCCTGCATTGCTAGTTGATGTTCCGAGAGACAAGAACTTAACTG CCGATGTTATGCAATCCTTACATATCCCCAAGGGAGTCAAACGAGTACTTTTCAGGACACTAAACACTGACAG GCGTCTTATGTGGAAAAAGGCATTTGACACAAGCTATGTCGGTTTCATGAAGGATGGAGCGCAGTGGCTAGTGGATAACACTGACATCAAACTTGTTG GAATTGATTACTTATCGGTTGCTGCATTTGATGATTTGCTTCCTTCCCATCATGTTTTCCTGAAAAGCAGG GAAATTATTCTTGTAGAAGGGCTGAAGCTGGATGATATAGAAGCTGGCATATACACCGTACACTGTCTGCCCTTAAGGTTGCTTGGTGCGGAGGGATCGCCTATTAGATGTATACTGATTAAGTAA
- the LOC132599001 gene encoding cyclase-like protein 2 isoform X1 codes for MPFLESKMRAVCKLLVLAELLAVSTISLAFSSPNDAYPTGYGDEPGSCVGSSDDLRPVRREVYEGGQIFDITHQFNPNTPVGDSDEGIGQFLTLLSSMKNGSDYNFSELRLGVHAGTHVDAPGHVFADYYDAGFDVDSLDLRVLNGPALLVDVPRDKNLTADVMQSLHIPKGVKRVLFRTLNTDRRLMWKKAFDTSYVGFMKDGAQWLVDNTDIKLVGIDYLSVAAFDDLLPSHHVFLKSREIILVEGLKLDDIEAGIYTVHCLPLRLLGAEGSPIRCILIK; via the exons ATGCCTTTTTTGGAAAGTAAGATGAGGGCTGTGTGTAAGTTGCTCGTATTAGCTGAGTTGCTGGCTGTAAGTACAATATCACTTGCTTTTTCATCACCTAATGATGCATACCCAACTGGATATGGTGATGAACCGGGTTCTTGTGTTGGATCTAGTGATGATTTGAGACCTGTGAGGAGAGAGGTGTATGAAGGTGGACAAATATTTGATATCACACACCAGTTCAATCCTAATACTCCTGTGGGAGATTCTGACGAAGGAATTGGACAGTTTCTCACTCTTTTGTCGAGCATGAAGAATGGCTCTGATTACAACTTTTCCGAATTGAGATTAGGCGTTCATGCTGGCACTCACGTTGATGCACCAGGACATGTGTTTGCCGATTACTATGATGCAGGGTTTGATGTTGATTCCCTTGACCTTAGAGTTCTAAATG GTCCTGCATTGCTAGTTGATGTTCCGAGAGACAAGAACTTAACTG CCGATGTTATGCAATCCTTACATATCCCCAAGGGAGTCAAACGAGTACTTTTCAGGACACTAAACACTGACAG GCGTCTTATGTGGAAAAAGGCATTTGACACAAGCTATGTCGGTTTCATGAAGGATGGAGCGCAGTGGCTAGTGGATAACACTGACATCAAACTTGTTG GAATTGATTACTTATCGGTTGCTGCATTTGATGATTTGCTTCCTTCCCATCATGTTTTCCTGAAAAGCAGG GAAATTATTCTTGTAGAAGGGCTGAAGCTGGATGATATAGAAGCTGGCATATACACCGTACACTGTCTGCCCTTAAGGTTGCTTGGTGCGGAGGGATCGCCTATTAGATGTATACTGATTAAGTAA
- the LOC132644674 gene encoding uncharacterized protein LOC132644674 → MMTYQETCNYTKYVDIMTRNNMLTCLILNYYKKGQYALANHIIQYNTSISTTYLPKGSHIHSSIIQMARSYAHNVVGVGIFLVMLVAIVEATPPGIANNPSHSHCSDDEIKQCKNLPHVCPKFCPNGCITECRSCKPICIDGPPPPPYSPPPSTSPSPPYSPPPSASPPPPSTSPPSTSPPSPPSTSPKKCKCKNKKYPSCYNQEHTCPSSCPTTCQVDCVSCKPVCSCDKPGAVCQDPRFIGADGITFYFHGKKDKDFCLVSDSNLHINAHFIGKRNENMKRDFTWVQAIGILYGTHNISIGAQKTATWDEAIDHLSLNFDGETVVLPNNQGERWMSVSGPTTYITRTSKINEIVIEVENIFKITAKVVPITEKESRVHNYGITQDDCFAHLELGFKFLSLSDEVSGVLGQTYRRNYVSRVKMGALMPIMGGDKEFSTSGLFNADCSVAKFQAVNENVSSLNDLELPSLKCNSGIHGRGVVCKR, encoded by the exons ATGATGACATATCAAGAAACATGCAATTATACTAAATACGTTGACATTATGACACGAAACAATATGCTTACTTGTCTCATTCTCAACTACTATAAAAAGGGGCAGTACGCCTTAGCAAATCACATAATTCAATACAATACTAGTATTTCAACAACATATTTACCAAAAGGTTCTCATATTCACAGCTCAATTATTCAAATGGCTCGATCATATGCTCACAATGTTGTGGGTGTTGGGATTTTCTTGGTAATGCTTGTGGCAATAGTAGAGGCCACTCCTCCTGGAATAGCCAATAATCCAAGTCATTCTCATTGCTCTGATGATGAGATCAAACAATGCAAAAATCTTCCACATGTTTGTCCCAAATTCTGTCCCAATGGCTGCATAACTGAGTGTCGTTCTTGCAAGCCTATTTGCATTGATGGCCCACCTCCACCTCCCTATTCCCCTCCTCCATCAACTTCACCTTCACCTCCCTATTCCCCACCTCCATCAGCATCACCTCCACCTCCATCAACATCACCTCCATCAACATCACCTCCATCTCCTCCATCAACATCTCCCAAGAAGTGTAAGTGCAAGAACAAGAAATACCCAAGTTGTTATAATCAAGAACATACTTGCCCTAGTTCTTGCCCTACTACTTGTCAAGTTGATTGTGTCTCTTGCAAACCTGTCTGCA GTTGTGACAAGCCGGGAGCAGTTTGCCAAGATCCACGTTTCATTGGTGCAGATGGAATTACTTTTTACTTCCACGGCAAGAAGGACAAAGATTTTTGCTTGGTCTCAGATTCTAATCTCCACATTAATGCCCACTTCATAGGAAAGCGAAATGAGAATATGAAGAGAGACTTCACTTGGGTTCAAGCCATCGGTATTTTATATGGTACACACAATATTTCTATTGGAGCACAGAAGACAGCAACATGGGATGAGGCCATCGACCACCTCTCCCTCAACTTTGATGGTGAAACTGTTGTTCTCCCCAACAACCAAGGCGAAAG GTGGATGTCTGTATCTGGACCAACAACATACATCACTCGAACCAGCAAGATCAATGAAATTGTAATCGAAGTTGAAAATATTTTCAAGATTACAGCAAAGGTGGTGCCTATTACGGAGAAAGAATCTAGAGTTCATAACTATGGCATAACACAAGACGATTGCTTTGCTCATCTTGAACTTGGATTCAAGTTCTTGTCACTTAGTGATGAAGTGAGTGGTGTTTTGGGGCAAACTTATAGAAGGAACTACGTGAGCAGAGTGAAGATGGGTGCTTTGATGCCTATCATGGGAGGTGACAAAGAGTTTTCAACTTCAGGACTCTTTAATGCTGATTGCTCTGTTGCTAAGTTTCAAGCAGTAAATGAGAATGTAAGTTCGTTGAACGATTTGGAGCTGCCAAGCTTAAAATGCAACAGTGGAATTCATGGACGTGGAGTTGTCTGCAAGCGCTAG